One segment of Pseudodesulfovibrio sp. 5S69 DNA contains the following:
- a CDS encoding helix-turn-helix domain-containing protein: MDDLAKRLGGRIRKLRKSRGQTQEQLAQEAGVSDKYLSEVERGVSKVSVEVLDKVASGLNVELRDLLAMDLEEDRKQMEDYLVRLIRGASDEQLVMLQRVVRAILV; the protein is encoded by the coding sequence ATGGACGACCTCGCAAAACGCTTGGGCGGAAGGATCAGGAAGCTGAGAAAAAGCCGTGGGCAGACCCAGGAACAGTTGGCCCAGGAGGCCGGTGTCAGCGACAAGTATCTGAGCGAAGTGGAGCGCGGCGTGAGCAAGGTGTCTGTCGAAGTCCTTGATAAGGTCGCCTCCGGCCTGAATGTCGAACTCCGTGACCTTCTCGCCATGGACCTTGAGGAGGACCGCAAGCAGATGGAAGACTACCTTGTCCGACTCATCAGAGGTGCCAGTGACGAGCAGCTTGTAATGCTCCAGCGGGTTGTCCGAGCGATCCTGGTGTAG
- a CDS encoding DUF6573 family protein yields the protein MSFEGLELIYSYSRKQAIEDGVLIDVTDQANETGFKVPVAISDHLYNGYIVPPDGLDGEGQSISGRLRDVLLMTFYAAKVRWDGERVYFEVLFLMGEGPRFEKVQCVAIVGPGDEGEPVMTICLPEDE from the coding sequence ATGAGCTTTGAAGGCCTCGAGCTGATTTACTCATATTCGCGCAAACAAGCAATTGAAGACGGAGTTTTGATCGACGTAACAGACCAAGCCAACGAGACCGGCTTCAAAGTACCCGTAGCGATCTCCGACCACCTTTACAACGGCTACATCGTGCCGCCTGACGGACTCGACGGCGAAGGCCAGAGCATCAGTGGGCGTCTTCGTGACGTGCTCTTGATGACGTTCTACGCGGCCAAAGTTCGCTGGGATGGCGAGCGGGTCTACTTCGAAGTGCTCTTTCTGATGGGAGAGGGGCCACGCTTCGAGAAAGTGCAATGCGTAGCGATTGTCGGTCCGGGCGATGAAGGCGAGCCAGTCATGACGATCTGCCTGCCAGAGGATGAATAG
- a CDS encoding N-6 DNA methylase, with amino-acid sequence MFEQTFKNIDDVLWKEAGCSSELDYTEQSSWMLFLKYLDDLETERAMEVELVGKEYDFIIEDKFRWSAWAAPKRADGSFDHDTAMTGDDLIGFVNGELFPYLSGFKERASSPDTIEYKIGQIFGEIKSKFQSGYSLRDALELMDQLRFRSQQEKHELSHLYEAKIKNMGNAGRNGGEYYTPRPLIRALVKVVKPTIGETIYDGACGSAGFLCEAHDYMRYGEAGWKPNGNGNGNGNGTALTVDQLRTLQTKTFYGKEKKSLPFVMAIMNMILHGIDAPNVIHTNTLAENLADVQEKDRYNIILANPPFGGKERKEVQQNFPIKTGETAFLFLQHFIKFLKAGGRAAVVIKNTFLSNSDNASKALRQELLESCNLHTVLDCPGGTFLGAGVKTVVLFFEKGSPTRKTWYYQLDPGRSLGKTTALNDDDLKEFGAMQASFADSEKSWTVDVADIDTSTFDLSVKNPNAPEEAPLREPQEILAEIAALDAESAELLAEIGEMV; translated from the coding sequence ATGTTCGAACAAACTTTCAAGAATATCGATGACGTCCTCTGGAAAGAGGCTGGATGCTCTTCGGAGCTGGACTATACGGAGCAGTCCTCGTGGATGCTGTTTTTGAAGTACCTGGATGACTTGGAGACCGAGCGGGCCATGGAGGTGGAGCTGGTCGGTAAGGAATATGACTTTATCATCGAAGACAAATTCCGCTGGTCCGCCTGGGCGGCTCCCAAGAGGGCGGATGGCAGCTTCGACCATGACACCGCCATGACGGGTGATGACCTTATTGGCTTCGTGAACGGAGAGCTGTTCCCGTACCTGAGCGGCTTCAAAGAACGCGCCTCCTCGCCCGACACCATCGAATACAAGATCGGGCAAATTTTCGGCGAGATAAAGAGCAAGTTCCAGAGCGGCTATTCCCTGCGGGATGCCCTGGAGTTGATGGACCAGCTCCGGTTCCGCTCCCAGCAGGAGAAGCACGAGCTTTCCCACCTCTACGAAGCCAAGATCAAGAATATGGGCAACGCTGGGAGAAACGGCGGCGAATACTACACCCCTCGTCCGCTCATTCGAGCCCTGGTCAAGGTTGTCAAGCCGACCATTGGCGAGACCATTTATGACGGCGCATGCGGGTCGGCGGGCTTTTTGTGCGAGGCTCACGATTACATGCGCTATGGTGAAGCTGGCTGGAAGCCCAATGGCAATGGGAATGGGAATGGGAATGGAACGGCGTTGACGGTGGATCAGCTTCGGACGCTCCAGACCAAGACCTTCTATGGCAAGGAGAAGAAGAGTCTGCCCTTTGTCATGGCTATCATGAATATGATTCTGCACGGCATTGACGCGCCGAATGTCATCCACACCAACACGCTGGCGGAGAATCTGGCGGACGTGCAGGAGAAGGACCGCTACAACATCATCCTCGCCAATCCGCCGTTCGGCGGCAAAGAGCGCAAGGAGGTGCAGCAGAACTTCCCCATCAAGACCGGGGAGACCGCGTTCCTGTTCTTGCAGCACTTCATCAAGTTCCTGAAGGCTGGCGGACGCGCGGCAGTGGTCATCAAGAACACCTTTCTTTCCAACTCGGACAACGCCTCCAAGGCGCTACGACAGGAGCTGCTGGAAAGCTGCAACCTGCACACGGTGCTGGACTGCCCCGGCGGCACCTTCCTCGGCGCTGGCGTGAAGACCGTGGTGCTGTTCTTTGAAAAAGGCTCACCCACCAGAAAGACCTGGTACTACCAGCTCGATCCGGGCCGCAGCCTGGGCAAGACCACCGCCTTGAACGACGATGACCTGAAAGAGTTCGGGGCGATGCAGGCGAGCTTCGCGGATTCGGAGAAGTCATGGACCGTGGACGTGGCGGACATCGACACGAGCACCTTTGACCTGTCCGTGAAGAACCCCAACGCGCCGGAAGAAGCTCCGCTCAGGGAGCCGCAGGAGATTCTGGCGGAGATTGCCGCGCTTGATGCGGAGAGTGCGGAACTGCTGGCTGAGATTGGGGAGATGGTATGA
- a CDS encoding restriction endonuclease subunit S: protein MIHSNGSWKDFPLGEICENLDSKRIPITKAKRDSGSIPYYGASGIVDYVADYLFDEDLLLVSEDGANLLARTYPIAFSINGKTWVNNHAHVLRFKNHDSQRFVEYYLNSISLEPYVSGMAQPKLNQKKLNSIPVPFPSLPEQQRIVAILDDTFERIDAAIANTEKNLANARELFESYLNDVFSQRGEGWEECPLEELSEKITKGSSPKWQGVAYVDEPGILFITSENVGSGKMLYNKTKYVDESFNDKDSKSILCKGDVLTNIVGASIGRTAVFDRDDLSNINQAVCMIRCIKDKLSNRYLSYLLNSPYFIRFLHDNEIDNARANLSLTFFRELMIPIPSLEVQEELVSKMDAMSEECVTLESLYRRKLQALAELKQSILQKVFAGELTAGTNQEALVN from the coding sequence ATGATTCACTCCAATGGAAGCTGGAAGGATTTCCCTCTGGGAGAAATCTGTGAAAACCTAGACAGCAAACGAATCCCGATTACAAAAGCAAAAAGGGACAGTGGAAGCATCCCATATTATGGTGCATCCGGCATTGTTGATTATGTCGCAGACTACCTTTTCGATGAAGATTTGCTGCTTGTCTCTGAAGATGGGGCGAATCTGTTAGCTCGAACATATCCAATCGCGTTTTCAATCAATGGCAAAACATGGGTCAATAATCATGCTCATGTTTTACGATTCAAGAATCACGATTCGCAAAGATTCGTCGAGTATTATCTGAATTCAATATCTTTAGAGCCCTATGTTAGCGGGATGGCTCAGCCTAAGCTGAATCAGAAAAAGCTGAATTCTATACCAGTTCCATTTCCCTCACTCCCAGAACAACAACGCATCGTCGCCATTCTGGATGACACCTTTGAGCGCATTGATGCAGCCATCGCCAACACCGAAAAGAACCTCGCCAATGCTCGGGAGTTGTTTGAGAGCTATTTGAATGATGTGTTTTCACAGCGGGGTGAGGGGTGGGAGGAGTGTCCTCTTGAAGAACTATCTGAAAAAATAACGAAGGGCTCTTCTCCAAAATGGCAAGGGGTAGCCTATGTTGACGAGCCAGGGATACTTTTTATTACAAGTGAAAATGTTGGCTCTGGGAAGATGCTCTACAACAAGACAAAATATGTTGATGAGTCATTTAATGACAAAGATAGCAAATCCATTCTTTGCAAAGGTGACGTTCTGACAAATATCGTTGGTGCATCGATTGGACGCACTGCTGTTTTCGATAGAGATGATCTTTCCAACATTAACCAAGCAGTGTGCATGATTCGATGCATCAAAGACAAGCTGTCAAACAGATACCTTTCTTACTTGCTAAACTCTCCATACTTCATTCGTTTTCTGCACGATAATGAAATTGACAACGCAAGAGCAAATTTGAGCCTAACATTTTTCCGCGAGTTAATGATTCCGATACCCAGCCTTGAGGTACAAGAAGAACTCGTATCAAAGATGGATGCAATGTCTGAGGAGTGCGTTACTCTTGAGTCTCTTTATCGGAGAAAACTTCAAGCCCTAGCCGAACTCAAACAATCCATCCTCCAAAAAGTATTCGCCGGTGAACTCACTGCCGGCACGAACCAGGAAGCCTTGGTGAACTGA
- the hsdR gene encoding EcoAI/FtnUII family type I restriction enzme subunit R, with product MPDHALYDLNEAETRAELIDPALAEAGWGKVDGSRVRREVITNGRLIGGGKRSKQDIADYVLVYRGHKLAVIEAKRIGLPDTEGVGQAKRYSEMLQARFAYSTNGKGIYCIDMKTGDEGYVEAYPTPEEIWNATFAEQNLWRNRFAEVPFEDKSGTWEARYYQHNAINQALEAIADGRDRILLTLATGTGKTFIAFQLAWKLFHSRWNLKDWRGGELGRRPRILFLADRNILADQAYNSFSAFPEDALVRISPDVIRKKGMVPKNGSIFFTIFQTFMSGRDADGNPAPSFGDYPPDFFDFIIIDECHRGGANDESTWREILEYFSPAVQLGLTATPKRTTNVDTYAYFGEPVYVYSLKEGVNDGFLTPFKVKQIATTLDDYVYTSDDEVLEGEPEEGKRYTEEEFNRVIEIREREKYRVKVFMDAIDQTQKTLVFCATQPHALAVRDLINQYKESSDPNYCVRVTAHDGKEGERWLRVFQDNEKTIPTILTTSQKLSTGVDARNVRNIVLMRPVNSMVEFKQIVGRGTRLFDGKDYFTIYDFVKAYEHFNDPEWDGEPVEPEPCKRCGNQPCTCVVDPPQPCPVCGKLPCECEKEPPGPCPVCGETPCICRKVSKVKVKLADGKERTIQHMMATTFWGPDGKPLSSAEFIQALYGSLPELFRDEDELRAIWSKPDTRKKLLQGLEDIGYGAEQLRELSRIINAEDSDLYDVLSFIAFALAPVSREERVEARKDLIFEKYDDKQQEFLSFVMGHYVAQGVGELDQEKLPDLLTIKYGSAPDAVAVLGSVAAIRDVFVGFQEQLYVRVE from the coding sequence ATGCCTGACCATGCACTATACGACCTGAACGAAGCGGAAACTCGTGCGGAGCTGATTGACCCGGCCCTTGCCGAGGCTGGCTGGGGCAAGGTCGATGGGAGCAGGGTCAGGCGGGAAGTCATCACCAATGGTCGTCTTATCGGCGGCGGCAAACGCAGCAAGCAGGACATTGCGGATTACGTGCTCGTCTACCGGGGGCACAAGCTGGCGGTCATCGAGGCCAAGCGCATAGGCTTGCCGGATACGGAAGGCGTCGGACAGGCGAAACGCTACTCCGAAATGCTCCAGGCGCGGTTCGCGTATTCCACCAATGGCAAGGGTATTTACTGCATCGACATGAAGACCGGTGACGAGGGATACGTCGAAGCCTACCCCACACCGGAAGAGATCTGGAACGCTACGTTTGCCGAGCAGAATCTATGGCGGAACAGGTTTGCCGAGGTCCCGTTCGAGGACAAGAGCGGCACATGGGAAGCCCGTTACTACCAGCACAACGCCATCAATCAGGCACTGGAAGCCATTGCCGACGGACGGGACCGCATCCTACTGACCCTCGCCACTGGCACGGGCAAGACCTTCATCGCCTTCCAGCTCGCCTGGAAACTCTTTCATAGCCGTTGGAATCTCAAGGACTGGCGCGGCGGTGAACTTGGCCGCAGGCCACGTATATTGTTCCTGGCAGACCGCAATATCCTGGCGGATCAGGCGTACAACTCGTTTTCCGCGTTTCCTGAAGACGCGCTGGTTCGCATCTCGCCGGATGTGATCCGCAAGAAGGGCATGGTGCCCAAGAACGGCAGCATCTTCTTCACCATCTTTCAGACCTTCATGAGCGGACGTGACGCGGACGGTAATCCTGCCCCCAGTTTTGGCGACTATCCGCCGGATTTCTTCGACTTCATCATCATCGACGAGTGCCACCGTGGCGGGGCTAATGACGAATCCACCTGGCGGGAGATTTTGGAGTACTTTTCACCGGCTGTGCAGCTCGGTCTGACCGCCACTCCCAAACGGACCACAAACGTAGACACCTATGCCTATTTTGGCGAGCCCGTGTACGTGTACTCGCTCAAGGAAGGGGTCAACGATGGCTTCCTGACGCCGTTCAAGGTCAAGCAGATCGCCACGACCCTGGATGACTACGTGTACACCTCGGACGACGAGGTGCTTGAAGGCGAACCGGAAGAAGGCAAGCGCTACACCGAGGAAGAGTTCAATCGCGTCATCGAGATTCGGGAGCGGGAAAAGTACCGCGTGAAGGTGTTCATGGACGCCATTGACCAGACCCAGAAGACGTTGGTCTTTTGCGCGACTCAACCGCACGCCCTTGCCGTTCGGGACCTCATCAACCAATACAAAGAAAGCAGCGATCCCAATTATTGCGTCCGCGTAACTGCCCACGATGGCAAAGAGGGTGAACGCTGGCTCCGGGTCTTCCAGGATAACGAAAAGACCATCCCAACCATCCTGACCACTTCCCAGAAACTTTCCACCGGGGTGGATGCCAGGAATGTCCGCAACATCGTCCTCATGCGTCCGGTCAATTCCATGGTCGAGTTCAAACAGATCGTGGGACGCGGCACCCGCCTCTTTGACGGCAAGGATTATTTCACCATCTACGACTTCGTGAAGGCATACGAGCACTTCAACGACCCGGAGTGGGACGGCGAGCCTGTCGAACCGGAACCTTGCAAACGTTGCGGAAATCAACCCTGTACCTGCGTCGTCGATCCTCCCCAGCCCTGCCCCGTATGCGGCAAGCTCCCTTGTGAATGCGAGAAAGAGCCGCCGGGGCCATGCCCGGTGTGCGGCGAAACTCCGTGCATTTGCAGGAAGGTAAGCAAGGTCAAAGTCAAGCTGGCGGACGGCAAGGAACGAACCATCCAGCACATGATGGCAACCACCTTCTGGGGACCGGATGGCAAGCCTCTCTCATCGGCAGAATTTATCCAAGCCTTGTATGGCTCACTGCCCGAGCTGTTCCGAGATGAAGACGAACTCCGCGCCATCTGGAGCAAACCCGACACCCGCAAGAAACTCCTCCAGGGCCTTGAAGACATAGGCTACGGAGCCGAACAGCTTCGGGAACTCAGCCGCATCATCAACGCCGAGGACAGCGACCTCTACGACGTGCTGTCCTTCATCGCTTTCGCCCTTGCCCCTGTCTCCAGGGAAGAACGGGTAGAAGCCAGAAAAGACCTGATCTTCGAGAAATACGACGACAAACAGCAAGAGTTCCTGTCCTTCGTCATGGGCCATTACGTTGCCCAAGGCGTTGGCGAACTGGACCAGGAAAAACTGCCCGACCTTCTGACGATCAAGTACGGCTCGGCACCTGACGCCGTGGCGGTACTTGGCAGCGTGGCGGCGATCAGGGATGTATTCGTTGGGTTTCAGGAGCAGTTGTATGTGCGGGTTGAGTAG
- a CDS encoding molybdopterin-binding protein → MKVINVEDAIGTVLCHDITRIVPGQSKGPGFLRGHVVRPEDVAELRKIGKEHLYVLDLADGYVHEDDAARRIARAAAGPNLELNEPVEGKVTFTAAMDGLVQIDATRLLKLNSLGDVLFATIHGNQIVRKGRHLAGVRVLPLAVPEELVAAAEQLLAEGEPMVRVRPLKPARVGIVVTGSEVYKGLIKDKFGPVVQGKFESYGCTVLGKRLVSDEEAMTAKAIRGFLREGAEFIVVTGGMSVDPDDRTPAAIRSAGAEVTTYGAPILPGAMFMLARIGDVPVLGLPGCVMYYRASIFDLVVPRLLSGEEVTRDDILALGYGGFCEGCTTCRYPACGFGKGT, encoded by the coding sequence ATGAAAGTCATCAACGTTGAAGACGCCATCGGCACGGTATTGTGTCACGACATCACCCGGATCGTCCCCGGCCAGAGCAAGGGGCCGGGATTTCTCCGAGGACACGTGGTCCGTCCGGAAGACGTGGCCGAGCTGCGCAAGATCGGAAAGGAGCATCTCTACGTGCTCGATCTCGCGGACGGCTACGTCCACGAGGACGATGCGGCCCGCCGTATCGCCAGGGCTGCGGCCGGGCCCAACCTGGAGCTGAACGAGCCCGTGGAGGGCAAGGTCACCTTCACCGCCGCCATGGACGGGCTGGTCCAGATAGACGCCACGCGCCTGCTCAAGCTCAACTCCCTGGGGGACGTCCTCTTCGCCACCATCCACGGCAACCAGATCGTGCGCAAGGGGCGGCATCTGGCCGGCGTCAGGGTGCTGCCCCTGGCGGTTCCCGAGGAGTTGGTCGCCGCCGCCGAACAACTGCTCGCCGAAGGCGAACCAATGGTCCGGGTGCGGCCGCTGAAACCCGCCCGCGTGGGCATCGTGGTCACCGGCAGCGAGGTGTACAAGGGGCTGATCAAGGACAAATTCGGCCCGGTGGTCCAGGGCAAATTCGAAAGCTACGGCTGCACGGTCCTGGGCAAACGCCTTGTTTCCGACGAAGAGGCCATGACCGCCAAGGCCATTCGCGGCTTCCTCCGCGAGGGGGCCGAGTTCATCGTGGTCACGGGCGGCATGTCAGTGGACCCCGACGACCGGACTCCGGCCGCCATCCGTTCCGCCGGGGCCGAGGTGACTACCTACGGTGCCCCTATCCTGCCGGGCGCCATGTTCATGCTGGCGCGCATCGGCGACGTCCCTGTGCTGGGACTCCCCGGTTGCGTCATGTACTACCGGGCGAGCATCTTCGACCTGGTGGTCCCCAGGCTCCTGAGCGGCGAGGAGGTCACCCGTGACGACATCCTCGCCCTGGGATACGGTGGATTCTGCGAAGGCTGCACCACCTGCCGCTATCCCGCCTGCGGCTTCGGCAAGGGGACGTAA
- a CDS encoding B12-binding domain-containing radical SAM protein — MKILLLAPPATRLMNPATFVADLLPPKTWVPLGVASLASALRASGFTAEYRDLHDWEWPRVEALLTETDPDLVGISCFTFGRGNAMRLAALSKRLLPEIPVIMGGPHATFFPDQILADGNVDLVALGEGEITMVELARRFTLGPVRRPVRERVLNRELDDVRGIAFVRDETLHMTPPRESVTDLDVFPFPAYDAFDLAEYKSPEIPLEYQSLPGTHVMTSRGCPFKCEFCSVNRFFKGKWAFRSPGNVADELERLVADFGVRHVYFSDDLFSLNPRRTIGICKEILDRNLDLVWMAETRVDCVDEEMLAWMRKAGCYRVYYGVESGSPRILKSINKGFTTAQVRRAFRMTHRAGMEPSCFLMVGNPGETPDTIDETIALIREIRPGTTPIVGITTILPGTRQYALSKRQGLISDDYWRSDAAPPLYTGEYEVDDLIQLQIRLARGVCPEVYEEMRAMGLDDDYFRLRRMMRNRHGRTA; from the coding sequence ATGAAGATTCTGCTCCTGGCTCCCCCGGCAACCCGGCTCATGAACCCGGCCACTTTTGTGGCGGACCTGCTGCCGCCCAAGACCTGGGTGCCCCTGGGCGTCGCCTCCCTGGCCTCCGCCCTGCGGGCCAGCGGGTTCACGGCTGAATACCGTGATCTGCACGACTGGGAATGGCCTCGCGTGGAGGCCCTGCTGACCGAAACCGATCCCGACCTGGTGGGCATCAGTTGCTTCACCTTCGGCCGGGGCAACGCCATGCGCCTGGCCGCGCTGTCCAAGCGGCTGCTCCCCGAGATCCCGGTGATCATGGGCGGTCCCCATGCCACCTTTTTCCCGGACCAAATCCTGGCCGACGGCAACGTGGACCTGGTGGCCCTGGGCGAAGGGGAGATCACCATGGTGGAACTGGCCCGGCGGTTCACCCTGGGCCCGGTCCGGCGTCCGGTCCGGGAACGCGTCCTGAACCGCGAGCTGGACGACGTCCGGGGCATCGCCTTTGTCCGGGACGAGACGCTGCACATGACCCCGCCCCGCGAGAGCGTGACCGACCTGGACGTCTTTCCCTTCCCGGCCTACGACGCCTTCGATCTGGCGGAATACAAGTCCCCGGAGATTCCCCTGGAGTACCAGTCTCTGCCGGGAACCCACGTCATGACCTCCAGGGGCTGCCCATTCAAATGCGAGTTCTGCTCGGTGAACCGGTTCTTCAAGGGCAAATGGGCCTTCCGTTCGCCGGGCAACGTGGCCGACGAACTGGAGCGGCTGGTGGCCGACTTCGGCGTGCGGCACGTCTATTTCTCGGACGACCTGTTCTCGCTGAATCCCCGGCGGACCATCGGCATCTGCAAGGAGATCCTGGACCGGAATCTGGACCTCGTCTGGATGGCCGAGACCCGCGTGGACTGCGTCGACGAGGAGATGCTCGCCTGGATGCGCAAGGCCGGGTGCTACCGGGTCTACTACGGGGTGGAGTCCGGCAGTCCGCGCATCCTGAAGTCCATCAACAAGGGCTTCACCACCGCCCAGGTGCGCCGGGCCTTCCGCATGACGCACAGAGCGGGCATGGAGCCCAGTTGTTTCCTCATGGTCGGCAACCCCGGCGAGACCCCGGACACCATCGACGAGACCATTGCGCTCATCCGGGAGATCCGGCCGGGCACGACCCCCATCGTCGGCATCACCACCATCCTGCCGGGGACCAGGCAGTACGCGCTGTCCAAACGACAGGGGCTCATCAGCGACGACTATTGGCGGTCGGACGCGGCGCCCCCGCTGTACACCGGTGAATACGAGGTGGACGACCTGATCCAGCTCCAGATCCGGCTGGCCAGAGGCGTCTGCCCGGAGGTCTACGAAGAGATGCGCGCCATGGGCCTGGACGACGACTACTTCCGCCTGCGGCGCATGATGAGGAACCGGCATGGCCGCACGGCATGA
- a CDS encoding aldehyde ferredoxin oxidoreductase N-terminal domain-containing protein, translated as MYGWAGKILRVDLTKGSISTVDTKKYTDYLGGLGFGYKVIFDEAPKAGPFDPENRLIFAIGPLTGTMAPSTSRPEVISISPHSYATQSKHPMASRSNFGGYWGAELKFAGYDAIIVQGKAPKPVYININNDKVTIEDASSVWGKDGLAAQEAIKDLQKDRDIQIATIGPAGERMVRIAPIIHRLGNVARQGGFGAVMGSKNLKAIAVRGNKGVKVADEKGLIEYVKVVRSFQPAPLGATPLSNGPLSWTGKHIDPADINHQAQRFNQTQSNAPWLMKYHLKTQSCYSCPQGCYTYMKTPKDGMGAVSCTQWFYAWMGNRDEATFQASQLVNKLGLDSFEMFPMIQFIWFLQDEKVNGKSLLRHMYDKKLVSKKNLEVLEAAHYPSEGGDLGSAGLEGMLTMMAYRQDFLGDALGEGFRRAMDILSDEFKRLRMPDVADGVMRFVKMEGIMGGVVGGNGGWGMSAHYDPRTFGYYWAVNFAMENCDPMRHSMTNLIEWTGLSFEQAMPVAIKHWGKDVAENGLNDIHRDRTTPLTWNGDKSAKANAALSQFIHYRGCIKDSLTGCDWVYPVMVSGREDRGYAGDISVEYKLVGLVTGEKMTQDKLNEQAARTWTLHRLLTVLEWNDGKPVNMREEHDQIPDHFFAPVDTRLLPAYPPADPPHPPLVRENFEATKTEYYKIMGWDVKTGLPTRSLLKKLGMQDVLASFEAQAFRLPS; from the coding sequence ATGTACGGATGGGCTGGAAAGATATTGAGGGTGGACCTGACCAAGGGTTCCATCTCCACGGTAGACACCAAAAAATACACGGATTATCTGGGCGGCCTCGGCTTCGGGTACAAGGTCATCTTCGACGAGGCGCCCAAGGCGGGTCCTTTTGACCCGGAGAACCGTCTGATCTTCGCCATCGGTCCCCTGACCGGCACCATGGCGCCTTCCACCTCGCGGCCGGAAGTCATCAGCATCTCGCCGCACTCCTACGCGACGCAATCCAAGCATCCCATGGCTTCCCGAAGCAACTTCGGCGGCTACTGGGGCGCGGAGTTGAAGTTCGCGGGCTATGACGCGATCATCGTCCAGGGCAAGGCCCCCAAGCCGGTGTACATCAACATCAACAACGACAAGGTGACCATCGAGGACGCCTCGTCCGTGTGGGGCAAGGACGGCCTGGCCGCCCAGGAAGCCATCAAGGACTTGCAGAAGGACAGGGACATCCAGATCGCCACCATCGGTCCCGCCGGTGAACGGATGGTCCGCATCGCGCCCATCATCCACCGCCTCGGCAACGTGGCCAGACAGGGCGGGTTCGGCGCGGTCATGGGCTCCAAGAACCTCAAGGCTATCGCCGTGCGCGGCAACAAGGGCGTCAAGGTGGCGGACGAGAAGGGACTGATCGAATACGTCAAGGTCGTGCGCAGCTTCCAGCCCGCTCCCCTGGGCGCCACCCCGCTGTCCAACGGCCCCCTGAGCTGGACCGGGAAGCACATCGATCCCGCGGACATCAACCATCAGGCACAGCGCTTCAACCAGACCCAGAGCAACGCGCCCTGGCTGATGAAATACCACCTCAAGACCCAGTCCTGCTACTCCTGTCCCCAGGGCTGCTACACGTACATGAAGACCCCCAAGGATGGCATGGGCGCGGTCAGTTGCACCCAGTGGTTCTACGCGTGGATGGGCAACCGGGACGAGGCCACCTTCCAGGCCAGCCAGTTGGTCAACAAGCTGGGCCTGGACTCCTTCGAAATGTTCCCCATGATCCAGTTCATCTGGTTCCTGCAGGACGAAAAGGTGAACGGCAAAAGCCTGCTCCGGCACATGTACGACAAGAAGCTGGTCAGCAAGAAGAACCTCGAGGTTCTGGAGGCCGCCCACTACCCCAGCGAAGGCGGCGATCTGGGTTCCGCCGGCCTGGAAGGCATGTTGACGATGATGGCTTATCGCCAGGACTTCCTGGGCGACGCCCTGGGCGAAGGCTTCCGCCGGGCCATGGACATCCTCTCGGACGAGTTCAAGCGGCTCAGGATGCCCGACGTCGCGGACGGCGTCATGAGGTTCGTCAAGATGGAAGGCATCATGGGCGGCGTTGTCGGCGGCAACGGCGGCTGGGGCATGTCCGCCCACTACGACCCCAGAACCTTCGGCTACTACTGGGCCGTCAACTTCGCCATGGAGAACTGCGACCCCATGCGCCACTCGATGACCAATCTGATCGAGTGGACCGGGCTCTCCTTCGAGCAGGCCATGCCCGTGGCCATAAAGCACTGGGGCAAGGACGTCGCGGAGAACGGGTTGAACGACATCCACCGCGACCGCACCACCCCCCTGACCTGGAACGGCGACAAGTCGGCCAAGGCCAACGCCGCCCTGAGCCAGTTCATCCACTACCGCGGCTGCATCAAGGACAGCCTGACGGGCTGCGACTGGGTCTATCCGGTCATGGTCAGCGGCCGTGAGGACCGTGGGTATGCCGGCGACATCTCGGTGGAGTACAAGCTCGTCGGGCTGGTCACCGGAGAAAAGATGACCCAGGACAAGCTGAACGAGCAGGCCGCCCGGACCTGGACCCTGCACCGTCTCCTGACGGTCCTGGAGTGGAATGACGGCAAGCCGGTGAACATGCGCGAAGAGCACGACCAGATCCCGGACCACTTCTTCGCTCCGGTGGACACCCGGCTCCTGCCCGCCTATCCCCCGGCCGATCCGCCGCACCCGCCCCTGGTCCGCGAGAACTTCGAGGCGACCAAGACGGAGTACTACAAGATCATGGGCTGGGACGTGAAAACCGGGCTGCCGACCCGCAGCCTGCTTAAGAAGCTGGGCATGCAGGACGTGCTGGCCTCCTTCGAGGCCCAGGCATTCAGGCTGCCGAGTTAA